In one Lolium rigidum isolate FL_2022 chromosome 3, APGP_CSIRO_Lrig_0.1, whole genome shotgun sequence genomic region, the following are encoded:
- the LOC124702409 gene encoding uroporphyrinogen decarboxylase-like, giving the protein MATACPPLSLPSTTSLLRRSPRAAPSRRPVRCSAVGEAVAEAAVAGTAEEQLLVSAIRGKKVDRPPVWLMRQAGRYMKSYQNLCERYPSFRERSENVDLVVEISLQPWKVFKPDGVILFSDILTPLPGMNIPFDIVKGKGPVIYDPLRTAAAVNEVREFVPGEWVPYVGQALNILRQEVKNEAAVLGFVGAPFTLASYCVEGGSSKNFSKIKKMAFAEPEILHTLLQKFTTSMANYIKYQADNGAQAVQIFDSWATELSPVDFEEFSLPYLKQIVDSVKETHPDLPLILYASGSGGLLERLPLTGVDVVSLDWTVDMAEGRKRLGSNIAVQGNVDPGVLFGSKEFITKRIHDTVQKAGNEGHVLNLGHGIKVGTPEENVAHFFEVAKAIRY; this is encoded by the exons ATGGCCACCGCGTGCCCGCCGCTCTCGCTGCCGTCCACCACCTCCCTCCTCCGGAGGTCACCCCGCGCCGCCCCTTCCCGCCGCCCCGTCCGCTGCAGCGCCGTCGGAG AGGCTGttgcggaggcggcggtggccgggaCGGCGGAGGAGCAGCTGCTGGTCAGCGCGATCAGGGGGAAGAAGGTGGACAGGCCGCCCGTCTGGCTCATGAGGCAGGCCGGGAGGTACATGAAG AGCTATCAAAATCTGTGCGAGCGATACCCTTCGTTCCGTGAAAGATCTGAAAATGTTGACCTTGTTGTTGAGATCTCTCTGCAACCATGGAAGGTTTTCAAGCCCGATGGA GTTATCTTGTTCTCCGATATCCTTACTCCACTTCCTGGGATGAACATACCTTTTGACATTGTGAAAGGAAAGGGTCCAGTGATATATGATCCCTTGAGAACAGCAGCAGCTGTGAACGAAGTCAGGGAATTTGTTCCAGGGGAGTGGGTGCCCTATGTAGGACAGGCTTTAAATATACTGCGACAAGAG GTTAAGAATGAAGCTGCTGTGCTCGGTTTTGTTGGAGCTCCGTTTACCTTGGCATCTTATTGTGTGGAAGGAGGTTCATCAAAGAACTTCTCGAAGATTAAGAAAATGGCCTTCGCAGAGCCAGAG ATTCTACATACTTTGCTACAGAAATTTACAACTTCGATGGCTAACTACATTAAATACCAAGCGGACAATGGCGCACAAGCTGTGCAAATTTTTGACTCATGGGCTACGGAACTCAGCCCAGTTGATTTTGAGGAATTCAGCTTGCCATATCTGAAGCAAATCGTGGATTCTGTTAAAGAAACACATCCTGACTTACCTCTGATATTATATGCAAGTGGATCTGGTGGATTACTGGAAAGGCTTCCGTTGACAGGCGTTGATGTTGTTAGTTTGGACTGGACGGTTGATATGGCTGAGGGTCGGAAAAGATTGGGATCCAACATAGCAGTTCAAGGCAATGTGGACCCTGGTGTTCTTTTTGGATCGAAAGAGTTCATAACCAAGCGGATTCATGACACTGTGCAGAAGGCTGGTAATGAAGGACATGTATTGAACCTTGGTCATGGCATTAAGGTTGGGACTCCTGAGGAAAATGTTGCCCATTTCTTTGAGGTCGCAAAAGCAATCAGATACTGA